In Candidatus Binataceae bacterium, a single window of DNA contains:
- a CDS encoding PEGA domain-containing protein, translating to MKNGSTQQIDFQSEPAGAQVVVNGKQYGPTPTSATLSRCETYEVTVEKTGYEPDHITISRGESGID from the coding sequence ATGAAGAACGGCAGTACGCAGCAGATTGATTTTCAATCCGAGCCGGCTGGCGCGCAGGTGGTTGTAAACGGCAAGCAGTACGGGCCGACGCCGACCAGTGCGACGCTCTCGCGATGCGAAACCTACGAAGTCACGGTTGAAAAGACCGGCTACGAGCCTGACCACATTACGATTTCACGCGGAGAGTCCGGCATCGATT